A region from the Triticum aestivum cultivar Chinese Spring chromosome 3D, IWGSC CS RefSeq v2.1, whole genome shotgun sequence genome encodes:
- the LOC123075019 gene encoding uncharacterized protein: protein MDPETEHAGTAEPGAAAWCARAVCGTEYSWCRAVPGGTGTTLLALRLTRGGGAAAQAAVRSLQSAHPVLRAHIRAASTSSPTLAFPSPAPELALAPQPSALAFDSLLERELNSNPWASEPGPDGAPVLFAALYELPPPAGGAALFVRIHTAACDRAASAALLRELLAHLGGAGDPEEEEAAAVEAGLEDRIPQKDAWKPFWARGVDMVGYSINGLRTSTLPFEETGTARSTQMVRLGFGREETTRLLDACKENGVKLCSAMAGATLLAARQSKKLESGQQETYSVATLINCRQFLEPALDDHNVGFFYSAITNTHKIHGEEGLWALAKRCHDSYITAKNSKKHLTDTADLNFLMCRAIENPQLTTASALRTALVSVFEEPATYDDLSDLQSKAGVEEYVGCATVHGIGPSIGVFDSVRDGQLDCACMYPSPLHSRKQIQEMFDKVKRILGEGCNAGDEKL, encoded by the exons ATGGATCCCGAGACGGAGCACGCGGGCACGGCCGAGCCCGGCGCGGCGGCGTGGTGCGCCCGCGCGGTGTGCGGCACAGAGTACAGCTGGTGCCGCGCCGTGCCGGGCGGCACCGGCACCACGCTCCTCGCGCTCCGCCTCactcgcggcggcggcgcggcggcccagGCGGCCGTCCGCTCCCTCCAGAGCGCGCACCCCGTCCTCCGCGCCCACATCCGCGCGGCCTCCACCTCCAGCCCCACCCTCGCCTTCCCCTCACCCGCCCCGGAGCTCGCCCTCGCGCCCCAGCCGTCCGCGCTCGCCTTCGACTCCCTCCTCGAGCGCGAGCTCAACAGCAACCCATGGGCGTCCGAGCCCGGGCCCGACGGGGCCCCGGTGCTCTTCGCCGCGCTCTACGAGCTGCCGCCGCCCGCGGGCGGCGCGGCGCTGTTCGTCCGGATCCACACGGCCGCGTGCGACCGCGCGGCGTCGGCGGCGCTGCTGAGGGAGCTCCTGGCGCATCTGGGCGGCGCGGGcgacccggaggaggaggaggcggcggcggtggaggcggggcTGGAGGACCGGATACCGCAGAAGGACGCGTGGAAGCCGTTCTGGGCGCGTGGGGTGGACATGGTGGGCTACTCCATCAACGGGCTGCGCACGTCGACGCTGCCGTTCGAGGAGACTGGCACGGCGAGGTCGACGCAGATGGTGCGCCTCGGGTTCGGCCGCGAGGAGACGACGCGCCTGCTCGAT GCGTGCAAGGAGAACGGGGTGAAGCTTTGTTCGGCCATGGCTGGCGCGACGCTGCTAGCTGCACGGCAGTCGAAGAAGCTAGAGAGTGGCCAGCAGGAGACGTACTCAGTGGCTACCCTGATCAACTGCCGCCAGTTTCTTGAGCCAGCTTTGGACGATCACAACGTTG GGTTCTTCTACTCTGCCATCACCAACACCCACAAGATACACGGGGAGGAGGGGCTATGGGCGCTGGCCAAGAGGTGCCACGATTCCTACATCACCGCCAAGAACAGCAAGAAGCACCTCACCGACACCGCCGACCTCAACTTCCTCATGTGCCGGGCCATCGAGAACCCGCAGCTGACCACGGCCTCCGCTCTCCGGACGGCGCTCGTCTCCGTGTTCGAGGAGCCGGCCACCTACGACGACCTGTCCGACCTGCAGAGCAAGGCCGGCGTGGAGGAGTACGTCGGCTGCGCCACCGTGCACGGCATCGGCCCGTCGATCGGCGTGTTCGACTCTGTCAGGGACGGGCAGCTGGACTGCGCGTGCATGTACCCTTCTCCTCTGCATTCCAGGAAGCAGATCCAGGAGATGTTCGACAAGGTGAAGCGGATTTTGGGCGAAGGGTGCAACGCGGGCGATGAGAAACTATGA